From the genome of Phoenix dactylifera cultivar Barhee BC4 unplaced genomic scaffold, palm_55x_up_171113_PBpolish2nd_filt_p 000220F, whole genome shotgun sequence, one region includes:
- the LOC120105186 gene encoding uncharacterized protein LOC120105186, with amino-acid sequence MEDHGRKPGEVEFYKMTHTHRDGSFVREESRDIVDRATSLISEHIGESSSIGNTRGVEAQVFTELMGSEHYGRVRGYGVGVIPTQLSAVGRYTQDVRQSSSTAEVNDLKAEIKELKQSYQTEMQSLRAQINQITSLLHQFVPPQVPDTSSARRDGDASDP; translated from the exons atggaagaCCATGGGAGGAAACCTGGTGAGGTGGAGttctataagatgactcacacccaccgagatggcagctttgttcgagaggagtcgagagatatagtt gacagaGCTACATCCCTTATTTCAGAGCATATCGGAGAGTCATCTTCAATCGGCAACACCAGAGGTGTCGAAGCTCAGGTGTTTACCGAATTGATGGGCTCGGAgcattatggtcgagtgaggggttatggcgttggagttatccccactcagttgtctgcagtgggTAGATATACTCAAGATGTTAGACAGAgtagtagcactgcagaggttaatGATCTGAAGGCAGAGATAAAAGAGTTGAAGCAGAGCTACCAGACAGAGATGCAATCTTTGAGGGCTCAGATTAATCAGATTACATCTTTGTTGCATCAGTTTGTCCCTCCTCAG GTTCCTGATACTTCATCTGCACGTAGAGATGGTGATGCTAGCGACCCCTGA